The Catenuloplanes niger genome includes a window with the following:
- a CDS encoding OmpA family protein, with product MLTAFAAAPPTAGAALPMPSAEPGMTVSFVAGNQHQGPPTPGPATSSHLFQPADIAFDPAGNLYVADPENCVVEKVTPAGQLSVFVGSTAGCTPRNGVDKYGSLTWWEGNLYIGGSLGYIYRADANGNLTVVAGSGGQGVPGTGPALSQQFTLPMQMTSYAGGIYFGDKGASKVVKLDPVAGQVTVIGGDGGTGTQAQVGLPATQVSIVNPADVAIGKDGSVFVADNDTGTILRIGTDGLIKDTFFHPMPFGLGFDPTGSTLYAASGYGTISRVDTTTGAFTVVAGMPLPKSAREQAGLARQPLTIEVKAGPALETMLGFPFGLEVAANGEIYSSLAMSALVIKLTKAAVPPPPFTGPDTPVVTAAPSVSPSVAPSVSPSAVPTSAAPSVVPSVVPTTPGPVVTSPAPDPANPPQINLNLQLAVDAPLTGARATVSGGGLQPSSPYTLTMYSTPVEVARGTTNAAGAFNAVITMPAKACVRGGAHRLVLTGTAPGGAKLEDSSYVVLDDTCKAKSINNVTAPVNNTVTLQSFTFPRLSAKLRPKAQRTLRDLRGALTSAKAITITGYTETDSKGKAATRANKRLALKRADAVRAHLRKMGITVPISTVGAGGVNGLGQGQKFNRRVVIVVRY from the coding sequence ATGCTGACCGCGTTCGCGGCCGCACCGCCGACGGCCGGGGCGGCGCTGCCGATGCCGTCGGCGGAGCCGGGAATGACGGTGTCGTTCGTGGCCGGCAACCAGCACCAGGGCCCGCCGACGCCGGGCCCGGCGACCTCGTCGCACCTGTTCCAGCCGGCGGACATCGCGTTCGACCCGGCCGGCAACCTCTACGTGGCCGACCCGGAGAACTGCGTGGTGGAGAAGGTCACGCCGGCCGGGCAGCTGTCCGTCTTCGTCGGCTCCACCGCCGGTTGCACGCCCCGCAACGGCGTCGACAAGTACGGCAGCCTGACCTGGTGGGAGGGCAACCTCTACATCGGCGGCTCGCTCGGCTACATCTACCGGGCGGACGCGAACGGCAACCTGACGGTGGTGGCCGGCAGCGGGGGGCAGGGCGTGCCGGGCACCGGGCCCGCGCTGTCGCAGCAGTTCACCCTGCCGATGCAGATGACGTCGTACGCCGGTGGGATCTACTTCGGCGACAAGGGCGCCTCCAAGGTCGTCAAACTGGACCCCGTCGCCGGCCAGGTGACCGTGATCGGCGGTGACGGCGGCACCGGCACCCAGGCGCAGGTGGGCCTGCCGGCGACGCAGGTGTCGATCGTCAACCCGGCCGACGTCGCGATCGGCAAGGACGGCTCGGTGTTCGTCGCCGACAACGACACCGGCACGATCCTGCGGATCGGGACGGACGGCCTCATCAAGGACACGTTCTTCCACCCGATGCCGTTCGGCCTCGGGTTCGACCCGACCGGCAGCACGCTGTACGCGGCCTCCGGCTACGGGACGATCTCCCGGGTCGACACCACGACCGGTGCGTTCACGGTCGTGGCCGGCATGCCGTTGCCGAAGTCCGCCCGCGAGCAGGCCGGGCTGGCCCGCCAGCCGCTCACGATCGAGGTGAAGGCCGGGCCCGCGCTGGAGACCATGCTGGGCTTCCCGTTCGGCCTGGAGGTCGCGGCCAACGGCGAGATCTACTCGTCGCTCGCGATGAGCGCGCTCGTGATCAAGCTGACGAAGGCCGCGGTGCCGCCGCCGCCGTTCACCGGGCCGGACACACCGGTGGTCACCGCGGCGCCGTCCGTCTCACCGTCCGTCGCTCCGTCCGTCTCACCGTCCGCGGTGCCGACCTCCGCGGCCCCGTCCGTGGTGCCGTCGGTGGTGCCGACGACGCCGGGGCCGGTGGTCACGTCGCCGGCGCCGGACCCGGCGAATCCGCCGCAGATCAACCTGAACCTGCAGCTGGCGGTGGACGCGCCGTTGACGGGCGCGAGGGCCACGGTCAGCGGTGGCGGCCTGCAGCCGTCCTCGCCGTACACGTTGACGATGTACTCCACGCCGGTGGAGGTCGCTCGCGGCACGACGAACGCGGCCGGCGCGTTCAACGCGGTGATCACCATGCCGGCCAAGGCCTGTGTCCGGGGCGGCGCGCACCGGCTGGTGCTGACCGGCACCGCGCCGGGCGGGGCGAAGCTGGAGGACTCCAGCTACGTCGTGCTCGACGACACCTGCAAGGCGAAGAGCATCAACAATGTGACCGCGCCGGTGAACAACACCGTGACGCTGCAGTCCTTCACGTTCCCGCGCCTGTCCGCGAAGCTCCGCCCGAAGGCCCAGCGCACGCTGCGTGACCTCCGGGGCGCCCTGACCAGCGCCAAGGCCATCACGATCACCGGCTACACGGAGACCGACAGCAAGGGCAAGGCCGCCACCAGGGCCAACAAGCGGCTGGCGCTCAAGCGCGCCGACGCGGTCCGCGCCCACCTGCGGAAGATGGGCATCACCGTGCCGATCTCCACGGTCGGCGCCGGCGGCGTCAACGGCCTGGGCCAGGGCCAGAAGTTCAACCGCCGGGTGGTGATCGTCGTCCGGTACTAG
- a CDS encoding copper chaperone PCu(A)C: MGRTSRFGAGLALALALGGLTACANDSTAAAPAPSATSTAASAPAATSGLTMKDPWIKAADEGMTAAFGTLVNGGTTDVTVVSAATDVSPMMELHETTMVNGAMQMQPKQGGFTIPAGGEHALQPGGDHIMMMGLTTPVKAGDEITLTLTLGDGSTVRFTAVGKPFTGAQESYAPGAHGGAMPSMSAGAHS, encoded by the coding sequence ATGGGTAGGACCTCGCGTTTCGGTGCCGGACTGGCGCTGGCACTGGCGCTGGGCGGGCTCACCGCGTGTGCGAACGACAGCACGGCAGCCGCACCCGCGCCGAGCGCCACCAGCACCGCGGCGAGCGCGCCCGCGGCAACGTCCGGGCTGACCATGAAGGACCCGTGGATCAAGGCGGCGGACGAGGGCATGACCGCCGCGTTCGGCACGCTCGTCAACGGCGGCACCACGGACGTCACCGTCGTCTCCGCGGCGACCGACGTGTCGCCGATGATGGAGCTGCACGAGACGACCATGGTCAACGGCGCCATGCAGATGCAGCCGAAGCAGGGCGGCTTCACGATCCCGGCCGGTGGCGAGCACGCCCTCCAGCCGGGCGGCGACCACATCATGATGATGGGCCTGACCACACCGGTGAAGGCCGGCGACGAGATCACGCTGACGCTGACGCTCGGCGACGGCTCGACCGTCCGGTTCACCGCGGTCGGCAAGCCGTTCACCGGCGCCCAGGAGTCGTACGCGCCGGGCGCGCACGGCGGTGCCATGCCGTCGATGTCGGCCGGGGCCCATTCGTGA
- a CDS encoding Dyp-type peroxidase encodes MSRRGLFTGGAAALGGAVAGGAVVAARPQQTPAPAAPVLVDHGQAIEPFYGARQSGVETIPQAHGAFVAFTLLPGTDRDALRRMMRLLTDDAARLTRGEAPLADTEAELAVVPARLTVTFGFGPGLYAAAGLPSPVAQLPAFPQIDRLEDRWSGGDLLIQICADDPITVTHAQRMLIKDSRPFATVRWVQRGFRRSAGTEAIGRTQRNLLGQLDGTANPASGTPSFGTAVWREDGSTQLVVRRIRAELEEWDLLGRTDKEHAVGRRLDTGAPLTGTTELDEPDFAKLDATGFPVMPDFAHVTRARQTDDRLKIVRRPYNYDDAPAPDGTADCGLIFAAYQADVVRQYIPIQTRLAEKDLMNEWITPIGSAVFAVPPGVPAGGWIGQQVLA; translated from the coding sequence ATCAGCCGACGCGGGCTGTTCACCGGCGGTGCCGCCGCACTCGGCGGCGCCGTCGCGGGCGGTGCGGTGGTCGCGGCCCGTCCACAACAGACACCCGCACCGGCGGCACCGGTCCTCGTCGACCACGGCCAGGCGATCGAGCCGTTCTACGGTGCCCGCCAGTCCGGCGTCGAGACGATCCCCCAGGCGCACGGCGCGTTCGTCGCGTTCACGCTGCTGCCCGGCACGGACCGCGACGCGCTGCGCCGGATGATGCGTCTGCTCACCGACGACGCGGCCCGACTCACCCGGGGTGAGGCGCCGCTGGCCGACACCGAGGCGGAACTGGCCGTGGTCCCGGCCCGGCTGACCGTCACGTTCGGGTTCGGGCCCGGCCTGTACGCGGCCGCCGGCCTGCCCTCCCCGGTCGCGCAGCTGCCCGCGTTCCCGCAGATCGACCGGCTGGAGGACCGCTGGAGCGGCGGCGACCTGCTGATCCAGATCTGCGCGGACGACCCGATCACGGTCACCCACGCGCAACGCATGCTGATCAAGGACAGCCGGCCGTTCGCGACCGTACGGTGGGTGCAGCGCGGGTTCCGTCGCAGCGCCGGCACGGAGGCCATCGGCCGCACCCAGCGCAACCTGCTCGGCCAGCTGGACGGCACCGCGAACCCGGCGTCCGGCACGCCGTCGTTCGGCACCGCGGTCTGGCGGGAGGACGGCTCCACCCAGCTGGTGGTCCGCCGGATCCGCGCCGAACTGGAGGAGTGGGACCTGCTCGGCCGCACCGACAAGGAACACGCGGTCGGCCGCCGGCTCGACACCGGCGCGCCGCTGACCGGCACGACCGAACTGGACGAGCCGGACTTCGCGAAGCTGGACGCGACCGGGTTCCCGGTCATGCCGGACTTCGCGCACGTCACCCGCGCCCGGCAGACCGACGACCGGCTGAAGATCGTGCGCCGGCCGTACAACTACGACGACGCGCCGGCGCCGGACGGGACCGCGGACTGCGGACTGATCTTCGCCGCCTACCAGGCGGACGTCGTCCGGCAGTACATCCCGATCCAGACGCGGCTGGCGGAGAAGGACCTGATGAACGAGTGGATCACGCCGATCGGCTCGGCCGTGTTCGCCGTCCCGCCCGGCGTGCCGGCCGGCGGCTGGATCGGGCAGCAGGTGCTGGCATGA
- a CDS encoding copper resistance CopC family protein yields MIRRLAVAVLALTLAVLVPAAPAAAHNRLTSSVPAEGARLDAVPTEIVLEFAEALNPTYTQLIVTDAAKTRVAVSAPEVDGARARITVTGTPGDNVYTVAYRVVSKDGHPVQGSYAFTVGAGAPAAAPTTAAAAAPPATTGSAPTGPTALIAIAIAIAAVVVAGGAVAFWLSRRRRPAV; encoded by the coding sequence ATGATCCGCCGGCTCGCGGTCGCGGTGCTGGCGCTGACGCTCGCGGTGCTGGTCCCGGCCGCGCCCGCGGCCGCGCACAACCGGCTCACCTCGTCGGTGCCGGCCGAGGGCGCGCGCCTGGACGCCGTACCCACGGAGATCGTCCTCGAGTTCGCGGAGGCGCTGAACCCGACGTACACGCAGCTGATCGTGACGGACGCGGCGAAGACCCGGGTCGCGGTGTCCGCACCGGAGGTCGACGGCGCCCGGGCACGAATCACCGTCACCGGTACGCCCGGCGACAACGTCTACACGGTCGCGTACCGGGTGGTGTCCAAGGACGGGCATCCGGTGCAGGGCTCGTACGCGTTCACGGTCGGCGCCGGCGCACCCGCGGCCGCGCCGACCACCGCGGCCGCCGCCGCTCCCCCGGCCACCACGGGATCCGCACCGACCGGGCCGACGGCGCTGATCGCGATCGCGATCGCGATCGCGGCCGTGGTCGTCGCCGGCGGCGCGGTCGCGTTCTGGCTGTCCCGCCGCCGCCGGCCGGCGGTCTAG
- a CDS encoding glycosyl-4,4'-diaponeurosporenoate acyltransferase CrtO family protein, producing MVGRRRRRRRGRAGRRGRRRDARLRRVRDRLDRALHADGLDVRRAHRRRPGTVRRLVPRPRLGAGLYRRLGAWSFMRLLRRIGWERAMRASRAFDGTRATLPAFDRDTRRSELAHTVLAGAGLLLAVVAAIAGAWTAVAWHAALTTVLHVYPTMLQRAMRARLARLRPAPDDVAAPPPA from the coding sequence ATCGTTGGTCGTCGTCGGCGGCGCCGGCGCGGTCGTGCTGGCCGGCGTGGCCGTCGGCGAGACGCTCGGCTACGCCGGGTTCGCGACCGCCTGGACCGTGCACTTCACGCTGATGGCCTGGATGTCCGCCGTGCTCACCGCCGCCGACCCGGGACTGTCCGGCGCCTGGTTCCGCGTCCGCGCCTGGGAGCGGGCCTCTACCGCCGGCTCGGCGCCTGGTCGTTCATGCGCCTGCTCCGCCGGATCGGCTGGGAACGCGCCATGCGGGCGTCCCGCGCCTTCGACGGCACCCGCGCCACGCTGCCGGCCTTCGACCGCGACACCCGCCGCTCCGAACTCGCCCACACCGTCCTGGCCGGGGCCGGCCTCCTGCTGGCCGTCGTGGCCGCGATCGCCGGGGCGTGGACCGCGGTCGCCTGGCACGCCGCCCTGACCACGGTGCTGCACGTCTACCCGACCATGCTGCAACGCGCCATGCGGGCCCGGCTGGCCCGCCTCCGGCCGGCACCTGACGACGTCGCCGCGCCACCGCCGGCCTGA